The nucleotide window TGTGCGGCTCGTGGATCGGCGTGCGCGAGGGGAAGCTGTGCACCGTCACCGGAACCGTCACACTGGACGCTCTCCGGCCGTTGCGAGTGCCATTCACCACTGCAGGCACCTCATCCAGATCCTCCACAGACCGCGGCACCAGCTTGGCCGCCTTACGCGCCGGACGAAGCAGCTGGGTCTCGGCCGTCACCTTCTCCACCTTGGGCGTGCGTTTCTTCGCCTCCAGTTTCTTCTTGCACTTGATCGCCTGGGTCTCGGCCTTGTCGAGCGCTTCGCGCAAGGCCGTCTCCATATTGGTTGACTCCGAGATTCCAAGGAACTCGTGCAGCCGCGTCTTAATGGTCACCTCCGCCGTCTGCCGGTATTTCTCGGCGCTGAGGGTCACATGCACACTGGTAATCCGCGGGAAGAGCTTGGCGATACGCTCCACGCCCTCCTCGGCCAGCGTTCGAA belongs to Silvibacterium dinghuense and includes:
- the hpf gene encoding ribosome hibernation-promoting factor, HPF/YfiA family translates to MQVEYTGRQVTISSTFRTLAEEGVERIAKLFPRITSVHVTLSAEKYRQTAEVTIKTRLHEFLGISESTNMETALREALDKAETQAIKCKKKLEAKKRTPKVEKVTAETQLLRPARKAAKLVPRSVEDLDEVPAVVNGTRNGRRASSVTVPVTVHSFPSRTPIHEPHIVRSTDGVALRPMTLEEAVKEAEFRDREVFVFRDNKGHVKVLHRKRDGKMELIEEP